Genomic window (Myxocyprinus asiaticus isolate MX2 ecotype Aquarium Trade chromosome 26, UBuf_Myxa_2, whole genome shotgun sequence):
ggcgctgatctgtttgaaggcgttcaaacagaaaacagtggttccactgaaactctttcagagactcctggggcatatggcatcctcagcggttgccactccgctcgggttgatgcatatgagactgcttcagcactggcttcagactcaagtcccgagatgggcatggcgccacgggacacatcgtgtggccatcacgctgatctgttaccgcctcttcagcccttggaccttggcgttcccctagagcaggtctccaggtgcgtcgtggtttacgacagatgcctccaaaacgggctggggcactgtttgcaacgggcatgcaccCGCTGGCTTTTGGAcaggcccgtggctgcgttggcacaccaactgcctagagttgctggcaatactgctcgccctgtggaggttccggctgttgatccagggcaagcacatgttagtttggacagacaacatggcaatggtagcatatgtcaaccgtcaaggtggtctgcactcccgttgtatgtcacaattcgcccgccgtctcctgtgacccctattgtcactacatctacacaacatctcgttccctccatcagggaacggaggttacgcaagtaaccaggatgttacaGTGATTGGAAGCAATATATTATAGttagtttagtttattttaagaattaaaatgacatttgctgcatgctttaaaaaaaaattattttaattgtttttgtgtgtacaTATTTTTAACAAAAAGCATTACTTCTGGGTTTTTTCTTCACATGTTTGTGTCTTACTGGGTTAATCTACATTAATTTATATCCAGTGCAAGTAATCACATGATGAAAAAGGATGCAGTGAATGGGGTGGGTGAAAAATGGAATATAAACTAACACTGAATAAAACCTATTTCTAATACAGTTATCACCCTTAGTGCAATTTCTTTTATTCCATCTTTATCATAGTTTTCTATCTAAGTCACATTAGGCATGTTGATACTGTGGAAATCATGcaaatcaatgcaaaaaaatactGAATCCTAGGGAAATCATAAAAGCCAATGCAAAAAAGGTTGCATCCTTGGGCAATCATACAAATCAATGCAACAGAATTTCACTTGAAGTTTATCTTCAAAGATCTAGGGTATTTTGTATTGCTACATGGCTGCCCTGTAATAAAAAAGTGCGTTATGGCCTTCTTTGAAATTGTATTGTATGCCTTGTGTTCATTTGTCCTCATTACATATATAAGGTTTGGCAgaagaataaacacataaaagcctaAGGCACTGTAATTTATGTACATTTTCCAATATTGCTGATAGTCTGGGTTTAAAAACAGTCAGCTGAAAATATGAAAATCAgaatacacaaaataataaatggctaaatatttatatattacataagTATAGAGCTCATGTCAAAGGCATTAACATGTGCTATTTCAATGTCTTATTTAGCATTTATAACCAATGTGGTCAATACATTTGTATCAAATGAGGGCAAACATCACACAAAATATCATGTAAGTGTATCAAAGACAACTGTAAATTCCATAAGGCTAGTTGATCAACTAAAGGATAAATCGAAACAAAGATATTTGATGTCTTAATATATTTCAGATACTAGAATattactgagaaaataaagacacTAAACTGTGCAAAAAGCAGTGCATCCTTTCAGTTTTCAATCACAAATGCGAGGTCTGATTTTTAAACCCTAGGCCTCTCAcattaatacatacataatatgaTTAAACCGGTACttttatatgtatttaaatatatattgaaatGCATGTGTGTGCTTCATCATAATTTGTCAATCTgaactaaatatatttatatttttacagttaaATATTGGGAAAAAATGAAATCACAGCTCCACAAAGCAGAAACTCCAACACACAGACAAAAGTGCATTCAAACTTGGGCCACAGTGATTTACATTATAATGCATACAGTTCTCCTGCAGTGAAGTATTAGGAGTGGGAAATgcttcatatttctttttttttttcttgccattgGAAGTTTCCGCAGGATGTAAGATATTTGCATTTTATCATGGGAAAAAGTTTATTAGCATGGTCTTGATGTTGCAATAACTCCTTAGGCTTTGGTAAGTGTTACTGTCATATTCAAAGAGTTGGGCTGGCCAGTAAAAGTTTATTTGATATGTCACCTCCCAGTCTACTGTCCAAATAAATTGGAGCCTTCTCTTCAGATGTATTGTTAATGTGCAATCCAAGTGTCATGCTTTCAAATGGGTCCCTCTgagaaaaacaataatataaGTGAGCATCATTATGTATGTCAAATGGCTAGAATAGAATTGTTTCTTCTTAATCAAAGAGTAAAGGAACATACACTATCATGTAATAAACATCACATTAACTGTGTGAGTTAGAATTTGATAGTATTAAGTTATCTGCCATTATTTAGATATTCTGATATAATATAGATTTTTTGggtaaatggcttttttttttttttttttactgatatggGATTCGGTAATAAGTACTTGATTGTCTCTCAGGGGGGATCTGTGCTGGCTGTTGTATCAGGGTGTCATTGTTCCTCATAGCCAGAAGTGGGGTAGGCCTCTCCTTCCTGACCCTGAAGCATGTACTGGGACACAGCAGCAGGCATGAGGGCGTTAGCCAACTCCTGCAGATGCACAAATACACGTTTAGTAATTTGTTCTTGCTGCAATGTAAAATCTCCCTCTATTTGATAATACAAACATGATTTTACAAAATGTTGTTGTCACATTTTTTGTCATCACctgtaacatcatatatatatatatatatatatatatacacatcataCTGTAGTTAAGTTTTTCCAAATTTAAGTAAACTCACTGATTTGAGGTTTGGGTCCATTTCTGTGAAGTTCCACTCATTCAAAGGCAGATTAAATGTGAAGGGCTGTGAGAAAGCGTAGAGGTCATTGGTTATTGAGGGCGGATATTTTTCATTATGATGATTTTATAATAGGTTATATGACTATACATGTTGGGGGATTCTCCTGGTCTTATTTGAATCTAAAATGAAAACgcataagaaattatattttgcatctaGAACATGAAGCTGTGACATTATTTACATGATAGTTACGCCCCCACCGCCCCACCCCCCACAATTTTCATTACCACAATGCGGAAAAAAAGATgctcattatgatattctcattacagtaaattatttatATCACAATTGGTATCgatgattttaaataaaaaaaatccttgtacAACAgaattattttactgtaaaacagtaaaaaatttaTGTGCTATGGTAATGATAATCATCAGTGAAAACCATTGaaatagtcaaagtaaaaaagtCTAGACCTTtcatggtaatgagaattggctGGTAAAATGTGTGTCCAAGTGTCctggaaataatgtcacaattcttcatgcattacagtatatatttggtATTGggtaaatatgaccaggacattttcttgacaggttttgtgagaatcaccaatATCCTCCTATCCACTAGCATGTCTGCatgactgctctctctctctctctctctctctctctctctctctctctctctctctctctctctctctctctttctctctctctctctctctctctctctctctgtagaacTACACTTACATCCGTAGCTGCAGCATTGGGCTCCATGCTCTGCTGGTGACTCCTCAGAAGCAGCTGTAGATCCTCCAGGCTCATGTCTACGTTCCCCACACCATCAGGCATCTCTAGTCTTTAACACAGAAGtaaatgtgttctgagtggttgttagtgtactgctatgcagttgcttggcTATGGTGTGCTGGATGTTTGCTAAGTGGTAACTTACTGGTccatgtcaaaagagcccatgtTATATGCATATGCTATACAAATAGCTTAAGAACAGATTAGATGtataaattgtgtattttttgtcatttttggtagAGGCAACCAATAATTGTCTGAACAGGGCAACCTGTAATTTCAGGATGAAATGATAAGAAAGTAACATGCATATTTATGGAGACTTCCACAAATTGAGCAAACTGCTCCTGTTTCCTACAACAGACTGAAGTTGTAACCAGTTTTCACATCATAAATAACCATTGCACGAACAGGTCTTAATCAATCCTCAAACAATATTCATAACTTTTCTTACCAAAGCAAATCATAACTGCTGagttttagatttgtttgttattttgccatttattatatattatacctCTCCAGCATGGGTCTTTTGGTCCTTCTCTGTCCCAAGCTAGATCCTCTGCCCTCTAGGACGGACTGTACCATGGCAACAGGGAGGACAGGGGGCTCAGCACATATCCCACAGGAGCCAAGTGGTACACCTTCCCCTCGTCCCGTCACCCCAGGACTCACTGGCTCTTCCTTAATCAGCATCAGACACTTTTCCCTAGACAAACAGATCACATATTAATCCATACAAACATACAGAAACATACAGTAGCTAAATCTTTGTGAATGTGGCTAATATTAGGTTTTCACTAAAGGTTTCACTAAACTGTTCGGTTTTTGAAGTCTTCAAGAAGGAAAATTAATTCTGAAAGTCTGATCACTCACCTTGATTCCTCTGTCTGCATTTGCAAAGCCATGTTGGCAGACTGTGACATTTCAGTGACATCAGAGATTACTGGCCCTCCTGTCATTGCACTGCTAGTGGAGCAGGATGCATTTTCTGTGGGTGGCTGAAcgtaaaagagaaagagagagattctgtctttgtcatatactgtatttgatagAGGCATGATGGATTGAGTAATATCTTCTGTGTTGGGTTTCTGCATCCATCCCCAGAGGAAATTTTTATTTCTCAGACGTTGCCTTTCTCATGGCTTTGGAGACATACATTtccagttatgtttcatttaagtatcaaacttgtttcagatgtttctcttaaaatgtCTTCCCTGTTGCAAAGACCAACTTTACCAGCTGAATTTTGCTGGTCCACTAGTTAGACCTGCcctagaccagcactaaccagcataaaccagtgaGGACAGCATGCAAATTCATGCTGATAAAAGCTTGTTGCTCCATCTCGgttagcagcaaaaaaaaaaaaaaaaaaaaaaaaaaaaaaaaaaaagagtgtctgtttgtaccctggtgtaaatagcatctgccacacagggcagctatttgcactccaatagtctggtggaaccacataaatatacgacaaactaacCAATAGATGTGGCTGCAGAGGCGAGGGGAGTAAAGacggtgtgaatgtgtactgttgtccaaGCAACCTGTTCGAATCcacattttgtcccactctttttcccatccaatttcctgtttccactcttaatatttcctgtaATACTACTTCAAATAatggataaaaatgaatataaatgttggtttcatcgcagtgatttggtcacggtgaacgTCGAGGAGTGCAGAAAAGGGCTGATCCAGAGGTGGGGTATTTCAATCACATTCATTCCcgcgtgaaaccatggttactgtaacAAATCTGAGGTTATGTTTTCTAAGGTGAGGTTAAGGTCAGGTATAGGACTAGGGGTTAATGTGGTTTGTCTgttggactctaaataaacacaataaacacactgcagtgatgcccatactgtatgttagtatttaaatatatgtgcaaatagtatctgaaacTATTTGCAcaagggtgcaattagtatctaccattatttgcaccagggtgcaattagtatctaccattacttgcaccagggttggggagcaaataataaataatctgacactatttgcactggggtattatttgcaccagggtgcaaatagaatctgccaaaaaaaaaaaaaaaaaactagacaactgacatacagtaagaatataaaataaaactgttaaataaattattataacatACAGAAACTCAGATAATGTGGTTTTGGATTTaataagaaatgtttgagtttgaaatctctgacttgtACACTTTGGTACCTTGGCAAATcgtacagtttgagacattgttgagatctctactGAAACTTAAGACTAGCTGAGACGTGTGAGGTTATTAGCATATTTTCTCagaagaaaaatctgagaagctggAAACTTAAGACCTCAAGATGCTCTCCGTTTGATCTCTCTcatggagaaacaattgagacattaAAGAGATCTTAATTGTGATTTCTTTTTCCAATGGGTGTGTTCCGACTTCATTTAAGCAGTACATAAAATAACAGAATTTACTGTATTTTGCTCTCTGAACTTAATTATTGTGATTCTTTGCCTAATTCTGAAGGCATGTTTTAATATAGAGGGATTCCTCACCGACTGGATGTAGAAGGATTCTTGCAAGGACTCCATAGAGTGACTATGGCTGAATTTGGAGGCAGGAGGGGTGGAGCAGCTGGCATCCAACATTAGAGGGCTGAGGAAAAGGAAATAAGCAGCAAATAATGGAAAGAAGCCACATTATCACCAATAAGTGTTCAGTGTCAAATACAAAGACTTTATGGCTGTCGTTGTGATGTATAAACCTTCTGCCCTCTTGTGGATTTTGTGCATCAATGCTGTTTTTAATAAGCCACTTTGAAGTTGTGGTGAAGCGCAGAGCACTGGGCCTTGTGGTCCCTCTTACCCATTTTGTTCTCATGCATCACACTAGCTGACGGTGCACCTTTCAATAGAGGGAAGAGGGTCATGCGCTCCagatcaggtgtgtgtgtgtttgtaggtacATGTGTGAGGGCTCGAGCGCAGAAGTTCTGACTCAACATTCAGCTCCATTCATCCCATCGCAGGCTGTGAATTGTATCAGCTGACTGTTTCCAGCTGAGCTGGCCGTTCCCCACTGTGTTTGTGTTGGAGCATCAGGCTGTTGATTGCTCATTTCTGTTTgctctttttgtgtgtttgtgtgtgtgtgtgtgtgtaattacaagggtattatgctataaatgtggtttatgaggacatttctagtgtccccataattcaaatcgcttaaaaacatactgcacaatgtttttttgaaaatgtaaaaatgcagaaagttttttgtgagggttaggtttaggggtagagttaggggatagaatctatagttcatacagtataaaaattttTATGTCTATGGGGAGtcttcataaggatagccacaccaacgtgtgtgtgtgtgtgtgtgtgtgtgtgtgtgtgtgtgtgtgtgtgtgtgtgtgaatgtgtggatCATTACAAAATCAGATGCATCAGAtgagtgcttgtgtgtgtgtgtgtgtgtgttatggatgAATGAGTAAACTCACAGCTTTCTCTTCATTCCCACAGTGCTGGGAGTGTTGGACTGCATCTGGCTGAACAGGAACTGAATCAGCTATTAATATACAACAGAAACAGAGTGTGATTCAACATTACTCAGCATCCAGCTCAAAATCAGCACAACAGCATCTTCATCTCTATAATACCCACCTCATTTCTCTCATTGTGGATATGGGCTGTGTCTTACCTTGTTCACAACTTTCTGCTGCTGTGTGTGGTTCTGCCTCAGTGACACTACCTCCCTCCACAGAACATCATTCTGCCTACAAGAGAAAGagatacacagctacactgaatttTCACCGTagacaaggatataattttagtggcgagtttctttttaatttcactctctcagagtataaagtgcagcattaaaaagagtctGCTTggcaattcattttatttttctggttTCACACGTGCTCAGCATCTGCccgacgatggatggatggatggatagatggataggtagatagatagatatatagattgatttattgattgattgattttattatatattatagaaATAAATCTAGCATAGTGCCTTCCTGTGGGCATCTGATCATACCACGGGACCCCACTTGTCAGGTGAGCTACTGAATGTTCTATTAAGGCAGTTTAAACAAAACACCAAACCACTGAGATTCACAATGCAGAGGACCCAATGAATGAACCAAACACAGAGGTAGGTGAAAAGTTAGGGGGGTAATATAGGTAAAAGGTCAAGTTGTTGTTTgaggttctgatttttttttttatttttttttttaccaagaatGAAGTTTGGGTGCAAATGATGGCATGGAAATGAATTGTtatgtgtatgcgtgtgtatgtgtgtgtatgacttactgtTTCATATCCTGCATCTGCATCTCCAGGTTCTCCTGTTGGCTGCGTAGCACCTGCACCTCATACAACAGCTTACTCAAGTCCTCTTGACGCACTTTGGTCTCCTCACTCTTCACTATCGACACCTGGAAGCCAGTTTTATAATcgttaacaaaaaataaaacaaaatctaaatgaatacattttttgttaatagaaataaatattaacataaaCTGTCAGAGAAAAGGCACTGTGcaagtacatttttgtttccagaggaacaaaagaaataaatgtgcttttaaagGTAGGTCCAATTATTTAAACAAAGCGAGTTATAAATAAGTTAAAAAAAGTAATTCTCGATCTAGATTTAGAAAAGGGTCCCCTTGAGGGTACCACCCAAGTGATGGCCCTTGTACCTTAAAATGTACAGTTTAGTACATTTTGTTTCTGAGAAAGTAATTGAACAAATTGAAACAAATCAAATTCATTTTCATGACGgactaaaatattataaaaatgaccacaaattaaTTCTACACAGtatattgtaaaatgtgaaaacTTTACAATCTGCCatcataaaaacatgaaaatggcacTTTGTAGCGATAACTTTAGATGGCCCTGAGAAATTTATAGCCCAAATTTAATAAACACATTGAAATGAAATCAGTTATCGGTTTTGTTTTATAAAGCTAAATATACTGTACTTAACTAAAAAACAGAACTGAAATTAGAGAAGACTGAAAAAGCTACAACTaaaccaaaacaaacaggaaaGGAGTAAACTTAACAAACAACAACTAAACTAAATGGAAAGGACACactgaaagtaaaataaaaactaaaaacccAAATCTCTAATAACCCTGCAGGGAACATActtgcacacatacacatcatGCAGGGGTAGTAATAAAAgtaatggaataaaataaataaacccccagtctctctgtgtgtatttgtgtctctCATCTTCTGACTCAGAGGATGAGAGAGAAAATAAAGCAAGAGTGAGAATCACTTAAAGATGAGACGTCTTACCTTGCGCTTAATGTGTTCAAGTAGATGCTCGTGGCCCTGGAGGAAATAGAGATGCTGGAACTCGGTGTCATCTCTCTCTGGCTTCACCAGCCCACTCTGCTCAATATTCACCACCTTCCTGAAGCCGTCTGAGATAGAAGTGAGAGGTTAACTCATACACTCTTTTGATTTGGAGTGTCAGTGAAAGCTTTGAGAAGTTTATACGCCCAGACAGATACTTACACATGTTGAGCTGTCGTACAAAGCTTGCCATGTTATTGTGTTTGAAGTATTTTGGCAGAACCTCTTTGGCAAATCTACCCTGGTCAAAAACATGGAAGCTAGTGCCAGTctagaagggaaaaaaaaaacaagctaatCAAAATAAAACATGCCTCTGCTTTTGGGTAGTTGTGTGACATGCTACTTAATTTGAAActattttaaatagcattttgctaatttttgaatacattttaaagggaaagttcacccacaaattaaaattttgtcatcatagtcaccctcatgttgttccaaactcatatgactttcttctgtggaaaacaagaggatgtttggcagaatgttagtctcagtcatcattcactttcattgtgccaaacatcttttgtgttccacaagagAGAAAGTCTCTTAATTAATTTCTCACATTAATTGAGAAACTGAAATATTTGTACCTAAAATTCATTTGTCGCACTGCAggatcattttaaaaataactagtGAGGCCAAAAGGTTattaaaaaatggctaaaaacttGGTGAACAGTCACAGGACCTGTTTCCCTCATACATGCATTTAGTCTACATTCAACATAATCttcatgttgatttaaaaaaaattaatggacaTGTGTCAACTACCCTTTTACAGACATTGATGGataacaaatataaaattatCATTTTGAATCACAAAACAGATTGCATGTGTCTGTGATGTGGGGGTCAGCTAATCATTCTTACTCAAGGTCTTTCTGAAAGACACTGTTTAAATGTGAAACGAAGAGACAGGATTGAGGCAAATCAGAGCGAAACATCTGCTAAGAGCGGAGGAGTGGCctgcaatgtttaaaaaaaaaaaaaaaaactaattgaatTCTCATCATCTTTGTgatgttattttattgcttttatgcactgcactcaCAAGTAGCTGTTTGAAGAAGCTGAAATAAAATCAACTCTAGcataaaaataaatggaacacATTATATTTTTAGTAAATTCATTAATGTGCCCTGTACTGGTGATTCACTTTTACgaatatatttaatcatttagcagatacttttaaccaaagcaacttacaaatgaggaaaagcACAAGCAATTTATCATGCAGGAGCTAACAATATTAGCAATGATATATGCCACTATACCAAATTTCAAGAGTTAACCAGAGTAGTACAAAACTACAGAAAAGTAGAGAAAAGAAATTATGAAGATTATAAACATATAGCTTATAAAGGGAATAAATATAGAAGATACGACATACttctttttattaataaaaaagttgtggttatagtttaatttaaaaagtgTATATTCAGGCAACATATACTAAATCAGCTTTGACTGAATTAAACATACACAACTTTAGTCAAGGGTGATTTAATCAAGGGTCCAAAAGAGTCAGACACTATTTATCATCAAACATCAGCCAAAGGATGCTATCAGGGTAAACTCACAGTGCTCCAGCATattagatgattggtttctgggtccTCGACTAGAGTCCACAGTTTAGTGAGAAAAGCAGGTACATTGCTGGCGTATCCTCCATCCACACATATAGAACCTGGGTTCTCCTGCATGACTAGActtagaaagctgtttctttaatCCAGAAGTATTTTAGTCCATTTCCAATCTGATGCTCTCTTGGGACAGGAGTTGCTGATGCTGTTCCTCTCTCGTTTtccttctctctccctccctctgtgGCCTAGTCATAGGGCCATATCCGTCCCTGCCATTGCCACAGGTCAGAGTCAGCATAAAGCAATGGCCTGCAGCATCACCACTCTACACCCCCATTAAACAAAGAATCCCACAGGAGAACAATACACAGCCACAAAAAGCCTAGAACAATGCCACAATGTCACGCCAAGCAACACAATGCCCAAACACAACCTGAACAGGAGAGTGTGCTGGGCAGATGTGTATGAGTGCTTTTGTGTGGGTTTGAACTGTCATTCATGTAGATAAGattgtagtataaaaaaaaaaaaaaattgtggagtGGTGAATATTTACAAATACACAACTGGCTGAACAGGTTTTATATTCTAATACTGTTTTAAGTGTAATAAACAATGTGTCGTA
Coding sequences:
- the LOC127417142 gene encoding heat shock factor protein 4-like encodes the protein MQENPGSICVDGGYASNVPAFLTKLWTLVEDPETNHLICWSTTGTSFHVFDQGRFAKEVLPKYFKHNNMASFVRQLNMYGFRKVVNIEQSGLVKPERDDTEFQHLYFLQGHEHLLEHIKRKVSIVKSEETKVRQEDLSKLLYEVQVLRSQQENLEMQMQDMKQQNDVLWREVVSLRQNHTQQQKVVNKLIQFLFSQMQSNTPSTVGMKRKLPLMLDASCSTPPASKFSHSHSMESLQESFYIQSPPTENASCSTSSAMTGGPVISDVTEMSQSANMALQMQTEESREKCLMLIKEEPVSPGVTGRGEGVPLGSCGICAEPPVLPVAMVQSVLEGRGSSLGQRRTKRPMLERLEMPDGVGNVDMSLEDLQLLLRSHQQSMEPNAAATDPFTFNLPLNEWNFTEMDPNLKSELANALMPAAVSQYMLQGQEGEAYPTSGYEEQ